The Lonchura striata isolate bLonStr1 chromosome 16, bLonStr1.mat, whole genome shotgun sequence genome contains the following window.
GCCTCTGTGGTGGTGGCTGCCGACCCCGCCCCTGGCGGAGCCCTTGTTTGTGCTGGGGCAGCGAAGGGCGCTGCAGCACTCCCGAATGAACAGCGGTTCCTTTGATAGAATTCCCCTTAAGAAGCAGAAACCGAAAGGCTCCGTTCCTGCCGCTGCTCGCTTCCCTCGGACTGCATATGTATTCCCCGCTAGCCCCGCGGAGCCACACTAGGAAGTGGAGGGTTTGGAACATGATTTGCGTTCGTTCTCCCGGGCAGGGGAGAATTGTCGTCTGTTGTGGAGCTGCATCGTTTCCCTGATGACTTGATGTGTGTGGTGGTGTCTTTCATTTCTGTCCATCAAACAAAGCCAATTCCACATTTTTTCAAGCATTCTTGTCACCTCTTCTGCTCTGTGGATTCACAGAAACTGATGGGTAAAGGCCTTAAACGGAAACGAGCTTGATCCTTGTGCTGCACAACCAACTGGGTACAAGCTCTCAACTCTGTACCCTGTAATAAGTGGCTTAACTGCTCTgatatttcccccaaatttgggtGGATTGAGatcaagtattttattttaaaccagtGTCTCTCAAATTAATCAGGTACCTCCTGCTTACTCCTGTGCCCATCTTTTTTCAAGACATACACCATATTAGTCTTAAGAGCATTGAAAGCCTTTTTAATGCGTGGTTTACTTTTTTCGTGTGCAGCACACATGAACACATGTGAACACACCCCTTTCTCCTTTGATCTTGGTTGCTGGGAAAATCCACTCAGTAGCCTGAATGCCTTCAATGCAGGACTCAGCAGTAGCGCTGGAATTGCTGTGCTTCCTTTAATTTAACATATGGATTTCAATGAAAAAATAGAAGTCTTCTGTCAGATTTAATTTACCAGTCTAGAGCCAAAATCCATGCATGCTCACCTATGCAGTTTTTACTTAAGGTCTATGTTATATGTAGTATATATAATTTGCAccatttctaatatgatatatgtgatattgaatatttgttagagtatacacgtttgtattaggattcccccccaccctcgcaggcaagactgggtgtatattggaaactgatttacaagtaagaaggtaCGGGACACCAGGTGCTGATCGTCGCGTGAacgacccgagatggatatcatggaaatcctcgggcagATACATTTCCCGAATTCccataaatttcatcaagggattcaacaactccGGACACTGAATTATTCTCCCTCataccaaaaaagaaaatcttattaacatatggactctgaatagaagaaaagactgactgccgaaatcttggcctcaggcggaattttccctataaaaaccgcttgtgccaggatggaggtgtgtgggcatagagggaaacctctgctgaggctgacctccTTTGTTGTACATGCAGGGCCGACCCcaggctggctagatagaatttgattttaaaataaatattttatttttcatattaatttggctggacaaattttcatttataagtCTACTTATTAGACATAGACCTTCTTGCATTCCATGGCTGGAGCAACTCAGAGGAATTTGTCTCATCCTGGTACGAAGTTCCATGACCCGGCTGCTGCTCGTGGCCCAGCCACTGACTGAAGACCTGGGCCAGATCTGTTGCTTTAATCTTCCTGAAACTTGGTTCACTCAGGTTTTGAACGTTCCCTGACATAGCTGAATCTGCTCCGATTTTTCTAAACTAGACACTGTTCAGATGCTTCTCAGCCACCGAGCCTGGCTCTCCCGAGAGCCGCCTAGCACACCGTACCGTCAGGCCGCGCCGGGCCTGCTGGCACCGGCGGGTCTGTACACGGCCAGGGGCCGCGGCACGCCACGCGCTCTGCGGGCAGCAGCCTGACAGCACCCACCTCAGGCGGCTGGGCCACACGGAACGCCGCGGTTGTCCCTGGCGACGGGCGGGGAGACTTCCGCGGGGGCCGGCACGGCTTCCGGGAGAGGCGGGAGCAGTGGATCCAAGTGCGGCGCTCGGTTCTGCTCCCTCTGCGCCCTCGGCCATCGCCATGGCCCGCAAGAAGCTGCATCGGCCCATCGCCGCCATAGCCAAGAAGATCCGCGAGTACCGGGAGCTGAAGGATCGGCCGCGGGACTCTCAGCGCTTCGCCGTGGACTACGAGACCATGCACCGGCCGCTAACGCAGAAACGGCTGCCCGTGCGGGCCTGGGAGGACGTGCGGAACGAGAACCGACTGTTGGCGCTGCTCTGCCGCCTGCCGCGCTTCGGCGTGGGCCGCACCGTCACCCGTAAGTCCTGGCTGTGGGCGCACCACGAACCTTGCTACTGGGTCATCACCAAGGTGAAGGTGGACTACATGGCCGAGGTACCTGCCCCGTCCCGCCCGTCGCCCCGCCGCGCCCTGCGGAGATCCCGCCTTCCACCCCGCCGCGACCCACCCTCAACaggtttctcttttcttttctttgcagaaCATGGACCATGGAAGAGCCTGGGGCTACCTGACCTTCAAAGGTAAAACCAGCTCGTTGTCCCACACATAGGGGCAGAGCTAGAGAGCACGGGTGCGTGTGAGAGTGGCAGGGAAACAGGGCTGGCTCCCTGACTGGgaaatttgtttttctcagaTCTTCTAATGGGAGAAGAAATTCCTTGCGTTTTAAAGGCTAGAAATCTAGCCCCTTCAGAATGTCTTTCCAAGGAATGCTGTGGGAGAGCCAGTGCAGTATGACCTTGATGAACAGCAGCACTAAAAGCATATTAGATGAGCTAATAGACTGTTCTGAGACTTTCAAAGCAATACACAGTATGAGCATGAGGATATTCCAATTTAAATCGtttctaaaaaggaaaaagtgcaATGGCAAGTAAGTTGTGTTACTGGAATTATAAATTGATGATTGGAGTTGTATGagtaaattttcctttttagagTTACTTTATATTATGTATACAATTTTCCCTTACTGGAATTACTGAAATATACTCATTCAAAGGTTTTTAAGTTGTTGAGCACTTTTAACACTTAGTTTCCCAGGAAGCTTTCATCGGTGTAGGgagaaattattctttttccttacccATGGAAATGGAATTTGAGAGAGACAAAGCAAAACTTTAAGAGAGGGAGTCACCCACGTAACTGAAACctgtttctatttctatttcgaTTCTCAACGACTATAGTGAGATCCTGTAGTTATAGCAGGGAATAATGTGTTCAGCCGTTTGAAAACTCTGTTTGAAAACTCTTGCCTTTTGTAGCATTTTTGGTGCCAAAGAGTCAACACTTGCTGTGTCTGAAGGCAGTTTATAGTGATGGTGTTACCCACTGGTGTTCATCGTCTTTTCCCAGGCAAAACTGAACAGGAAGTAAGGGAGATTGACAAAGCCATGTACCATGACTGGCGTATGGTGCCCAAACACGAGGAGGAAGCCTTCAAGAAATTCACCCCAGTGCCTGAGGTGACTGTTCGGTTCCTGCCATACCCACCACTACTCCGAGCCATAATCCTTGCACAGTGGCAGAAGGAGGGAAGACCAGTCATGGAAGAGCCAATTATTGATGTGGAGAAAGTCCTGGCCTCTCCCCAagagtggaaaaagaaaaaagctacTGACACTGGTATAGAGACTTCTTAGTGTCCTAAGCAGCCCATGTACTCTCACTGCCTCTTAACAGCTCAGTGCACAAAGGGTCTTACAGAGCCCCTCTGTGCTCATTGTGCTAGGATGTCTCCAGATTTCTCCTCAACCGTGTATAGTCACCTCATCTGAAAGGGAAGATGCAGATGTAGTCACACTCTTCTTCCATAACTTTGGTTTCAGTAAGCAGAGGGGTCTTCTTGGTTCTTGGATAGTCTTTAAATACACAGCTTCAGTCAGCCAGCTGCAGTTCTTTGGAGcataacatttttaatataacttGGGTCCTGAATGAATCACAGAAAAATGATTGAATATCACAGTATTTCACGGagctctgaaaaaaatgtatctgcaaatggaaataaatgttttcttaattctgcagcacagttctaagaaaaccctttttttttttttcaatgtctgGACATCATGACAGCCAAATGGAGAGCCATTAGCTCAGTCACAGCATCTGGTTCTCTGAACACTGCAGAAGGCAGTGAAGAAGAAGCGAGGAACATGACTTCAATACTAAGATAATCCAAAATTATCTGTCTCTTACTCCCAAAGATGGGGAAATTATTTTAGTTCTGTTGATGCAAAGGAGGTGGGATTGGCTCTCACCATTTGAAGCCAATTGTAAATTACCCCTGTTCCAGGGCAGCATGTTGTGAACATTAAAACATGCAGCTCCTGAGCACAGTTCATGGTAGCTCATCTTCTCTTGCAGTAGCTGCGGATGCTGCCGCTGTGTCAAAGGCTGTTGTAGGGTCTGGTCTGGGCATGGAGGGAAGGAGCACAAGAGCTGTTCAGCTCTATGCATcaattttctgcagaaataacTGTTTAGTTCCTGTGTCTGCAGGTAGTCAGGAGGTGGTGTTCTATTTACTGCACCATCCTGAAATCACAAATAGCCTGAAGGGATTTCTGAGGGAGAGCACAAACTGGACTCTGCTCCACCCAGAGTGTGTGGCCTGGATGAAGCTGGGAACATGCGGCCCCAGCCATCAGGAAATGGCTGTCATCAAGCAGGACCACACAGATTGACATTGGCTAACTGTGTTTCGATAGGGTTCCTCACCAGAGGCTCCTGAAGGGTTAAGATGCTATGGGATATGAAGGAAGGCTTTTCTTGTGAGTTACAAGCTGGCCCTGTGACAAGGACCTGAGCCTGCCTTGTTGTGGCAGGAGCACTGCAGACCATGTGTCAGATCTAGTTCTCTGGCTTCAGAAGGAATGGAAGAATCCAGGAGAGGGAGAATCAGTAGTAAAGACACAGTTTGAGGCTGTGAGCCTTCCCATGGCAGTGGCTGGAAGGTAGTTTGTCTGATTCCTAGTCTCCACTGCTGGGCACTGAGCTGAGCTGTTGCGTTCCTGTCCGTACCATGATTGAGGTACTATTGAACACAAGGCAAGAACAAGGGAGATGGGAGGGAGGTGTGAGTCAGATGGGATGAGCAGAACAGTCTAGTCCTCTGTTCTGCACAACTGGGATCTAAAAATAGCACTAGGAGAGGAAGTGTCTCCGAATCTGACCACAGTGAGCAGACCTAAGtgctggtcacagcagccccagaaagGCAAGAAATGACCCATTATCAATATATGTAAAGGGAGCCAAGCCAACAACAAAAGCAGATGGAGCTAATAAGGCACAGTCACCCAGCAGCAGTTTGGGTGAGGTGGGATCTCTGAAAATGATGTAATCAAAATCCAGCCCCATGGGTTGAAGGAGTTCATCCAGGAGTGGCCAGAGACTGACACAGTTACATGTTGAAGACCTCAGGTTGTGCTtcagtgaggctcctgggccaTAGGAGGAAGGGCCCCTGTACAGGTAGGGGTCTAGGTGGCACTAACCGTGACAGTTAGGACCTGCTGGTAAACTCAGGGTCATGAAATGGAGAAATAGCCGTCTTCTcacagagccctgggcagcctgtgagCCTTTCCCTGATAGTGAAGGTCCCTTATGGGATGCTGCACAGCCTGTTTGCCACGTGTTGGATTCCATGCCCAGAACAAGCTGTGAGTTCTGATGAGCTTCCCAAACTTGTACATTTCCTCACAGATTGTTTGCCAACATGGTGCGATTGTTCAAAGGGTGTTGGCAGTGACCTGCTTCCTTAGCCACCAGACATAGCTGTACTTCACCCAGGGTCCTGCTGAAACTGCTCCTGGCTGTTTTGAAGGGTGCAGCCCCAGTGATTTAGGATTGATTGCAGCACACATTTCCAAACCTCACTGTTGAGGTGCGTCCATTAACTGCAGAGGCATTGCCAGTTGTACTATACCCTGGCCTGTGCCACACCACAGTGCATGTGTTGGTCACAGAGGTAACTCACTTTAGGgctccctgctcagggcagaaGACGCTCCTCTCCAGTATTAAGCACATGGTTCATTGCCATGTCTAGCCCTTGAATTGATGCAGTTCTACAAAATAACTATGAAGGTGTCCAAATGCTGCTGGGACTGAGGAGCTCTCTGCAGTTGAATGATGCTGATATCACCAATGCCTATCGGACTGTGCAGTGCCACCCTGTACAGTGTTGAATACTGACCTGATATGTTATCCCTGGCAGTTCCTGAAGGGCCACCCTGACTAAAGTTCCAGCAAACCAGCAGGTGAATGCTTCTCTGCTCCAGTTTCTATTTCTGAAGCTGTGCCACCTTATATTTCCAccttttatttctgctgctggtACAAGTTACAATTTGCACTGTTGCTTGCTGGACCAGCCCCTTCTGCTCTGACCTTGTGAGCCATCAACATTTCATTTCTTGCCACTGAAATGCTCAACAGGGAACACTTGAGCTGCGTTCCCACCTTTGAAAGTGACCTATTAAAGACTAAGCAGCCTTCATAGTGCCTTCATAGGAACACAACATGCTGCCCAAGCTGATGTTAACATGTTTATTACATACAGAACAGGTATGGTTTGTTGCTGACAGCATAGGGGACAAAGCACGGGAATATATTCGTACAGCAGGCTCTTTACAGAATGCCATCTTCAGATCAAACAGCGGAGTTTACAGGCCTTaagacacttttaaaaatccttttgtaACATACAAGATACTTTACATACATCACAGTGGAGATATGACAGAGAAGCGTACTGAAGCCAGTTAGTCCTCACCTTAATACCCAGCAGCAACCCAAGGCTACAGGAGCTATCAGCAGAGGCTGGGTCTcccccctgcagctgcccctctgGGCCATGTGCTTCTCTTGGAGGAAACCATGGCATTGAGCTGGAAAGGAATCTGATGGGAGATTCCCGTGTGTTGTTAGGGCCCAGTGGGTGACAGGAGATCAAGTGTTGTCCCTTCAACTGCTCATACCAGATACAGAACAGTCAGTGGTAGAAATGTTGCAAATCTGACTTTTTTATGAAAGAACTTACGGAGTTAAGAAACAGAACCCTACCAGGCCTTCTTTTTAACTAGCCCAAATTCTGAAATTTGCCTGGCCCTAACTGATGAACTATTACATGACAGTGGAATCTGTGCTCTAAATGTTATATTGTTTACTTCAATGCACTCTCTATTGGGATCCAAAGAGGTCTTCCTAGCAGAAAGCATACGGCAAAAGTGAATGAGAAGCCTGGCAGGGTCAGCAGTGCCTCAACAAAATATCCCTGGTGAAAGGTCACCAGAGATGTCTCTTGCCTTCTGGCAGGAAAGATGTATGCCACAACCTTTCCTGAACTGTGGGTACAAAAATTGTTTAGGTGCTGCTGTATCAGGAGAGATGCCACATGTTAGAGCATCCCCTGGGAATATGGCATCCCTGCAGCACACCAGGATCTGCAAGCCTGGTCCATggcagcaagcacaggacaCAGCAGGGAGCTTACCAGGAGATGGAGGCTTGCCCAGTTGTCCCCATATTGTCACAAGGACATCTCTGTGAACCCTGGAGTACTGTAACAGGTCAGGCAAAAAACAAGAGGACCACCAGGAGCTTCCAAATTTATCACTAACAAATGCAACTTGTCCTACTCCTGCACACCCAAGAAAGAACGTTCAAGGAGCACAGAATTTGTCCTTGTGAGACAATGTCAGAAAAGGGAGAACACACCATTGTCTCTACACCTGTAACTTTCATATTCTGCATTGTAAGCTCAAAACCACCCTCCCTGGCCCCAATTTTTGCCACTTTTGTAAGCAGGATGTACATGTGCAATCAGCATTGCTTAAACAGAAAGGGCTATCACCACTTTTCTTGGGGGCTGTCAATTCAGGAGTCAGaaatttccagcttttccaaCTTCTTACTAGCATAGTCAGTGCTTAGGTAAAAGATGTCAGATTAGGTAAAAGATGTCAGGAATCTAGCCtcaattcttttgctgtgtgacatcaggTGAGATATAGCCTTGACTCCACTTGTCCTAACCAACTGCCAAGTCTCCATTTTCCAAGACTCTCTGAAAAGATATCTCCTTCCAGCACATACTAAAAAGTAGACACAGCCTTGAGATGAGGCAATCTCAATGTGTTAATGCAGAACTCACAGCAGATCAACACCATCTGACCTCACCTGCCTTTTAAAAGCCACCAAATGCAATGCAGAGATAACCACATGAACCTTTCAGAATGCACTCAGGAATTCTTTTCTGTATGACTTTTTTGGAAAGGAAAGTTAAAAGACTTGACTTATCTTAAAAAAGCAACATTCTGGTACCCTTTTGCTACTACTGCTGTTTGGCCTTGACAGTCAAACACCTATCTACCATCTGAGCCCACAAAACAATTATCTTGGGACACACACAGGCAGGCACCCAGCACATGACTGCTgaggcaacagcagcagcagaggaagggaCTTTCCCCCTGCAAAGATGGAAGATGTGATCCCCACAGTAtgggtgctgctgccttctTCAGCACCACAGCTGAAGTGCTGCTGAAACCATGATGCTCTTTGGAAGCTTCCTTGGACTCTCTGCTGCTCTAAGTCCAGAGGATGTTATTCCGTGCTTAAGGGTGAATAAGGATAAGATGAAGAGTCTACTGGTGAACTAGAAGGATTTCTGCTGGGGTGCTGCAGAAGTGATTCACCATCACTGCTTTGGCAGGGAATGCCTAGGGACGCACTTCTTTCTCATGCAGGTGGGAGTGAGGCAACCTGCCCAAAAACCTGAGGCACCCCCCTCCAACTGCCCCTTCTAAAACTGGGCAAAAGTTTCCCACAGGACTGGCTCCAAGCTCCCTCCATGTTGTACTGCCATTTCTCTCCTTTTAGATGCCAGCTCCAGAGCAGAACAAGAACCTAACCACGCCAAAAGCATACGGGCCCGAGTTGAAAGCTACGAGTTCAGAGGTTCAAGGGGTCACAGTTCAAGACAGGAACCGTTGCAGTTGTCCAGGGTCAGTTTCCAGCAGGAGTTATAATGCAGGCATTCTGTATGTACATCGTGGCATTCAGGTAGGAGAAGGGACACTTACATTGTGGGAAAAGAGGAATTCTCACTCAGGGATGTATGATACCTGCCACACAATAATGTGGCTCCGTTCAGCCTTGGAAAGTACTGGCTTCACTTGGGTGGCATCTCCCATATTCTCTTCTGTCTCATCATCTTCCCCATCCCCTGAAGACAGAACACAGAGAGTATAAAAACGGCAGGAAAAGAAATGCTCTGGAATATTCTAAGGAGGCCAATACCCCTTTTAGAGTCCCAGCAGTCCAATAACAGAAACTATGAACTGAGATCTTTCTCATGCTTGGAGAACATTTACAGCAACCCCGTTCTTGTCTGAAGCCGGACTGCATAGATGGGAAAAActagctgcagcagcagaaaaaaacactCTTCCTTTCAGGGAAGCCAGTTTTTACACACAGAGCACCCTCAGCAGCATGTGTAATCGTAGTGGGACTACATTGCTCCATCCAGCAATGTTTGAAGCCAGTGGCAGAgatgcattttttctttccaaagcaaTTCATACTGATGTTATTTTATGAtagttttaatatattttctgcttttcagattGCTCATGCATGGCTGTAGCTCCCAGTACTTTTCCTACCCTTTCCCCCTACATTTTAGAACAGTAAGCTAACCTTCTAATATATTCCTGAAATACTATTTAGTCTAGCCTCTTTAGTCAACCAACAACATCTTGCTTTTTACTATGCATCACAGATGTGATAAATGTGGGGCAAAGCTCTTGGACCAACTCCAGCGGGGCAGAACCTGGGGAAAATTGCCTAACCAACTGTTCTTCTAATTGGATGATATTTGTTAACTATACTAATTTGTTTAACTTACAGAAGTGTAGAAGTCCTGTATCATGTGTGTATATTGTACCTGGAGGCCTCCAGTTAAAGACCTGCTTTTATATTACTTCCTATATTAATATTGTCTCAAAACTGTGCTGTTCTCAATTTTGTAGGCAGCAGCCACAAGGTACAGGTTGACAGCCTTGTGCTGTGCAAGGAACATCCTTATTTACTCTCACAGCCAGATGCAGGAGAAACAGTGTGCGGCTTTTTTGCTTTGGTTCTCCACAACAGTGATGCCTCTCTACATGACGACAGCTATGCACCCACTTCCCAGATGCCTCCCACCAAGGGGACTTACCAATCCGGAAATCAATATACCCTTCTCCTCCACTCAGCACCAGGACGTTCTTTAGCTTCTGACCCTCAGTCTcagtggctgctgtgctggggttcTCCGAAGGGCTGTCCAACACGCT
Protein-coding sequences here:
- the MRPS34 gene encoding small ribosomal subunit protein mS34, giving the protein MARKKLHRPIAAIAKKIREYRELKDRPRDSQRFAVDYETMHRPLTQKRLPVRAWEDVRNENRLLALLCRLPRFGVGRTVTRKSWLWAHHEPCYWVITKVKVDYMAENMDHGRAWGYLTFKGKTEQEVREIDKAMYHDWRMVPKHEEEAFKKFTPVPEVTVRFLPYPPLLRAIILAQWQKEGRPVMEEPIIDVEKVLASPQEWKKKKATDTGIETS